A window of the Lolium perenne isolate Kyuss_39 chromosome 7, Kyuss_2.0, whole genome shotgun sequence genome harbors these coding sequences:
- the LOC127315469 gene encoding cysteine proteinase inhibitor 6-like, with product MRTALLLVAITTLIYAAAVPATANPDDWSKIKNITDPYIQGLGKWLVTEHTKMGGNDGLKFQKVLSGEYQIRNGVSYRLVIVAMRPGGSHGTYKGWLLEEVPSNQNTWKLINFSPLD from the coding sequence ATGAGAACCGCACTCCTCCTCGTCGCCATTACCACTCTCATTTATGCCGCTGCAGTGCCCGCCACGGCAAACCCAGATGATTGGTCCAAGATTAAGAACATCACCGACCCATACATCCAGGGGCTCGGCAAGTGGCTGGTGACGGAGCACACCAAAATGGGGGGCAAtgatgggctcaagtttcagaagGTGCTAAGCGGCGAATATCAAATTAGGAATGGTGTAAGTTATCGGCTTGTCATCGTTGCCATGAGACCAGGTGGCTCACATGGAACATAcaaaggatggttactagaggAAGTCCCGAGTAACCAGAACACATGGAAGCTCATAAATTTCAGCCCTTTAGACTAG
- the LOC139833864 gene encoding uncharacterized protein: MAQLQRLMMEDREAARAERQANLATLQHLTQLATGNANNNNGGNGNGDPRSKLKDFQSTNPPVFAKCTEPLNADDWLRTIENNLEVSGVGNDEKVLFATHFLSGPARTWWENVKAIQAEGHVINWEEFKAMFRKTHIPSGLIKIMKDKFMNLRQGSMSVVEYRDKFTTLSRYAPEDTNAEEKKKDRFLNGLHDELQSILVAVPYPDLESLVDASILVESKRKNAIENRKRKAMMLQGSSSPQQSRSLPPPRPAPQQQWTPPPAPRLNSLNQNPNYNRQNNTVRKPPYGCYACGHPDHYSNECPNKVTSGQRPNAPKPNQGKSRTASGRNQNHIKPAGPPRGHLNHVNAEEAQEAPDIVLGTFLVNSVPSTVLFDSGASHSFVTKPFVRKGGLTPTPVKRPMLVQIPGSTSKTQSSCKEVPIEIQGKRFHADLIVLGEQGLEVILGMNWMVKYKGHIDCVRRAITLTAEDGEVVEHVATMPSSKSLCKKSVASPTLHEVPIACEYPDVFPDELPGMPPDRDIEFIIELVPGTAPIAQRPYRMNPQELVELKKQLDDMLRKGLIRPSASPWGSPVIFVDKRDGTVRLDHQLYAKFSKCEFWLKEVGFLGHVISAGGVSVDPSKIQSILEKKAPTNQTEVRAFLGLAGYYRKFVEGFSSIARPLTQLLKKDKKFEWTDKCEASFQELKKRLVTAPILTMPDITKDFDVYCDASKLGLGSVLMQEGKRELNMRQNRWMELIKDYDLGIHYHPGKANVVADALSREPCSLNALIKIAQPKLYEELEEFGLELVSHGFLAHLELKPTLFDQIKEAQEFCGTTDVYVYPILKT; this comes from the exons ATGGCGCAACTTCAGCGCCTTATGATGGAAGACCGTGAGGCAGCCCGTGCGGAGCGCCAAGCTAACCTTGCTACCCTTCAGCACCTCACTCAGCTTGCTACCGGAAATGCCAACAACAATAATGGCGGGAACGGAAATGGAGACCCCCGCTCTAAGCTGAAGGATTTCCAAAGCACGAACCCTCCTGTTTTCGCCAAGTGCACTGAACCCCTCAACGCTGATGATTGGCTTCGCACTATTGAGAACAACCTGGAGGTCTCCGGAGTCGGCAATgatgagaaggtgttgttcgccacacaCTTTCTTTCTGGACCTGCACGCACTTGGTGGGAAAATGTCAAGGCTATTCAAGCTGAAGGACACGTCATCAACTGGGAAGAATTCAAGGCCATGTTCCGCAAGACGCATATCCCCTCTGGACTGATCAAGATCATGAAGGACAAGTTCATGAACCTTAGGCAAGGAAGTATGTCTGTAGTGGAGTACAGAGACAAGTTCACCACTCTGTCTAGGTATGCTCCTGAGGACACCAACgccgaagagaagaagaaggatcgCTTTCTGAATGGTCTGCACGATGAGCTGCAAAGTATCCTGGTAGCTGTGCCATACCCAGATCTTGAGTCGTTGGTAGATGCCTCTATCCTGGTTGAGAGCAAGCGCAAGAATGCaattgagaaccgcaagcgcaaggCAATGATGTTGCAGGGCAGCTCCAGCCCTCAGCAATCCCGCAGTCTGCCCCCACCTAGGCCAGCACCCCAGCAACAGTGGACCCCTCCCCCTGCACCACGTCTCAATAGCCTCAACCAAAATCCCAACTACAACCGCCAGAACAACACTGTCCGCAAACCCCCCTATGGATGCTACGCCTGCGGACACCCGGATCATTACTCTAATGAGTGCCCCAACAAAGTGACTTCCGGACAGCGCCCCAATGCGCCCAAGCCAAATCAAGGAAAATCTCGCACTGCTTCTGGAAGGAACCAGAACCATATAAAACCAGCTGGACCACCTAGAGGACACCTGAACCATGTCAACGCTGAAGAAGCTCAAGAAGCTCCAGATATTGTTCTGGGTACGTTCCTTGTCAACTCAGTACCCTcaacagttctgtttgattccggagcctcACATTCCTTCGTTACCAAGCCTTTTGTGAGAAAAGGAGGTTTAACCCCCACCCCCGTGAAGCGACCTATGTTAGTCCAAATCCCTGGATCCACCAGCAAAACCCAAAGTTCATGCAAGGAGGTTCCCATAGAAATTCAGGGAAAGCGTTTTCACGCGGATCTGATCGTATTAGGAGAGCAAGGCTTAGAGGTTATCCTCGGAATGAATTGGATGGTGAAGTATAAGGGACACATAGATTGTGTTCGCCGAGCTATAACCCTGACGGCTGAGGACGGTGAAGTAGTTGAGCATGTAGCCACCATGCCATCATCGAAGTCCCTATGCAAGAAGAGTGTCGCCAGTCCAACCTTGCATGAAGTACCCATAGCTTGTGAGTACCCTGATGTTTTCCCCGATGagttacccggtatgccccctgatcgggatatTGAGTTTATCATTGAGCTAGTTCCCGGAACTGCCCCCATCGCTCAGCGACCCTACCGGATGAACCCTCAAGAATTGGTTGAGTTGAAGAAGCAGTTAGATGACATGTTGAGGAAAGGGTTGATTCGCCCGAGCGCATCGCCCTGGGGATCTCCCGTTATCTTTGTGGATAAGCGGGACGGGACTGTCCGCCT AGATCATCAGCTTTACGCCAAGTTTAGTAAATGCGAATTTTGGCTGAAAGAGGTAGgattccttggtcatgtcatttcTGCCGGAGGAGTGTCAGTCGACCCGTCCAAAATTCAGTCTATCCTGGAGAAGAAAGCCCCTACCAATCAAACCGAAGTCCGCGCCTTTCTAGGATTGGCAGGTTATTATCGCAAGTTCGTTGAGGGATTCTCCAGCATTGCGAGACCCTTAACGCAACTattgaagaaggataagaagtttgaatggaccgacaaatgtgaggcCAGTTTTCAGGAACTCAAGAAGCGATTAGTTACAGCCCCTATCTTGACCATGCCTGATATCACAAAGGATTTTGATGTATACTGTGATGCATCGAAACTTGGTTTGGgaagtgtgctgatgcaagaaggcaag cgggagctgaatatgaggcagaacAGATGGATGGAACTTATCAAGGACTACGATCTCGGTATTCATTATCATcccggcaaagccaatgtcgtAGCTGATGCCCTTAGTCGAGAGCCGTGTTCGCTGAACGCCCTGATCAAGATTGCTCAACCCAAGCTGTATGAAGAACTTGAGGAGTTCGGCCTCGagttggttagccatggtttccTGGCACATCTTGAGCTGAAGCCTACTTTGTTcgatcagatcaaggaagctcag GAGTTTTGTGGTACAACAGACGTCTATGTGTACCCAATATTGAAGACCTGA